A genome region from Bradyrhizobium commune includes the following:
- a CDS encoding alpha/beta fold hydrolase — protein MKRGIAVLVSVGALCGVAYFTASKWAIKHETITFYDASRDNRPVPVDIAIRRDKEMQANAGMITMPVAVINHGNTVKNTEYGFLANVFAARGYLVVSPQHDLPTDPPMVTKPGELYVGRLPQILRGVANIHLAMQEMKKVQPNADYARVTMVGHSMGGDITMYFAKQYPDEVKKVVTLDNLRVPFVTAGKFKILSFRSKDPQFKTDPGVIPTDEECEKAGIQVVKTDFQHNDMRDTGPDDAKNSIQGMLDKFLSDTDSAIAPVDTTSSPPKVLEPGPVALMSPAKS, from the coding sequence ATGAAGCGTGGAATTGCCGTACTGGTTTCAGTGGGTGCCCTCTGCGGCGTCGCCTATTTCACGGCGAGCAAGTGGGCGATCAAGCACGAGACCATCACCTTCTATGACGCTTCGCGCGACAACCGTCCCGTGCCCGTCGACATCGCGATCCGCCGCGACAAGGAAATGCAGGCCAATGCCGGCATGATCACGATGCCGGTCGCCGTGATCAATCACGGCAACACCGTCAAGAACACCGAATACGGCTTCCTCGCCAACGTCTTTGCGGCGCGTGGCTATCTCGTGGTCAGCCCGCAGCATGATTTGCCGACCGATCCTCCGATGGTGACCAAGCCCGGCGAGCTCTATGTCGGCCGGCTGCCGCAGATTCTGCGCGGCGTCGCCAACATCCATCTCGCGATGCAGGAGATGAAGAAGGTTCAGCCCAACGCCGACTACGCCAGGGTGACGATGGTCGGCCACTCCATGGGCGGCGACATCACGATGTATTTCGCCAAGCAGTATCCGGACGAGGTCAAGAAGGTCGTGACGCTGGATAATCTCCGCGTGCCTTTCGTGACCGCCGGCAAGTTCAAGATCCTGTCGTTCCGCTCCAAGGATCCGCAGTTCAAGACCGATCCGGGCGTGATCCCGACCGACGAGGAATGTGAGAAGGCCGGTATCCAGGTCGTGAAGACCGACTTCCAGCATAACGACATGCGCGACACCGGTCCGGATGACGCGAAGAACTCGATCCAGGGCATGCTGGATAAATTCCTGAGCGACACCGACAGTGCGATCGCGCCGGTCGACACGACGTCGTCGCCGCCGAAGGTGCTTGAGCCCGGCCCCGTGGCCCTTATGTCACCCGCCAAGAGCTGA
- a CDS encoding VWA domain-containing protein — translation MSGEPIKPRNSDAVSTKAERDGALPQAKTSTSEDVADFVARARALSPHAPGARGRLIFALDATMSRQPTWDMACALQGDMFREASALGSLDVRLVYYRGYNECRATGWISDSGKLATLMSKIDCRGGDTQIGKVLTEARREAVASGVRALVFVGDAMEEKVDELCAKAGELGMLKVPVFLFQEGDDPVAEQAFREIARLTGGAWCRFDPGAAAQLRDLLRAAAAYAVGGREALLKLSKAISGAAKLIGQMK, via the coding sequence ATGTCCGGTGAACCGATCAAACCGCGCAATAGCGATGCCGTTTCGACAAAGGCCGAACGCGACGGTGCGCTGCCGCAGGCCAAAACCTCGACCTCGGAGGATGTCGCCGACTTCGTCGCCAGGGCGCGTGCGCTATCGCCACATGCGCCCGGCGCCAGGGGCCGTCTGATCTTCGCGCTGGATGCGACGATGAGCCGGCAGCCGACCTGGGACATGGCCTGCGCGCTCCAGGGCGATATGTTCCGCGAGGCGTCCGCGCTCGGCAGCCTCGACGTCCGGCTTGTCTACTACCGCGGCTACAACGAATGCCGCGCGACGGGATGGATCTCGGACAGTGGCAAGCTTGCGACGCTGATGAGCAAAATCGACTGCCGCGGCGGCGATACCCAGATCGGCAAGGTGCTGACCGAGGCGCGGCGCGAGGCGGTCGCATCTGGCGTGCGCGCACTGGTCTTCGTCGGCGACGCGATGGAAGAGAAAGTGGACGAGCTCTGCGCCAAGGCAGGCGAGCTCGGCATGCTGAAGGTGCCGGTGTTCCTGTTTCAGGAAGGGGACGATCCCGTGGCCGAGCAGGCCTTTCGCGAGATCGCACGCCTCACCGGCGGCGCCTGGTGCCGGTTCGATCCTGGCGCGGCGGCGCAGCTCCGCGATCTCTTGCGCGCGGCTGCGGCCTATGCCGTCGGTGGCCGGGAGGCGCTGTTGAAATTGTCGAAGGCGATCAGCGGAGCGGCAAAGCTGATCGGACAGATGAAATAG
- a CDS encoding DnaJ domain-containing protein produces the protein MTLIAGLVAVITIYLLLQMFRSANPAVLARTIKVGGGVVALAVAAFTGLRGELAVAIPLGIFGAGLLGWTPLANAGFGSVGGLFGGGAARTSGQTSRVRSQFLDMRLDHDSGQLAGQIVAGPHAGRELDEFDLASLLAMVPAFDAESVALLESYLDRRFPAWRQNAQGDAAGGQRRATASGKMTAEEAYQILGLQPGAGRDDISRAHKSLMKKLHPDQGGSTYLAARVNEAKDTLLRTHNG, from the coding sequence ATGACCCTGATCGCCGGCCTTGTCGCTGTTATCACGATTTATCTGTTGCTGCAGATGTTCCGCTCGGCCAATCCAGCGGTGCTGGCGCGCACCATCAAGGTTGGCGGTGGCGTGGTCGCGCTCGCGGTCGCGGCCTTCACGGGCTTGCGGGGCGAATTGGCGGTGGCGATCCCGCTCGGAATCTTCGGCGCCGGGCTGCTTGGCTGGACGCCGCTGGCGAATGCGGGCTTCGGCAGTGTCGGTGGCCTGTTCGGCGGCGGCGCGGCGCGCACGTCCGGCCAGACTTCGCGCGTACGCTCGCAATTCCTGGATATGCGGCTCGACCACGATTCCGGTCAGTTGGCAGGCCAGATCGTTGCAGGACCCCATGCCGGGCGCGAGCTCGACGAGTTCGATCTCGCCAGCCTGCTGGCGATGGTCCCGGCGTTTGACGCCGAGAGCGTGGCTTTACTTGAAAGCTATCTGGACCGCCGCTTTCCCGCTTGGCGTCAGAACGCGCAGGGCGACGCGGCAGGGGGGCAACGCCGCGCGACGGCGAGCGGCAAAATGACGGCGGAGGAAGCCTATCAGATCCTTGGCTTGCAACCGGGAGCGGGGCGCGACGACATCAGCCGGGCGCACAAATCCCTCATGAAGAAACTGCATCCCGACCAGGGGGGCTCGACGTATCTCGCTGCCCGGGTAAACGAGGCCAAGGATACTCTGCTTCGTACGCATAACGGCTAA
- a CDS encoding division plane positioning ATPase MipZ — translation MLVQASHGQSGSAHVVVLGNEKGGSGKSTTALHIAVALLKAGQRVATIDLDCRQQSFTHYINNRSAWARRTKLDLELPVHRCIKLGETMQIAENESSEFQQFMEAVSAVESSFDFIVIDTPGTDSYLMRLAHSMADTLVTPINDSFLDFDVLGTVDPANYAVTGESHYAEMVRDTRRKRRQLDGSTTDWIVVRNRLSMLGSRNKQLVADGLKDLSLRLGFRYVDGFAERVVYREFFPRGLTALDEIDEATLGMRPNLGHLTAREEVTSLLRQLKLPLDERGRRRAANRAEWFSQVDKPLEVHDILGA, via the coding sequence ATGCTTGTGCAGGCTAGCCACGGCCAATCCGGCTCGGCGCATGTCGTTGTGCTCGGCAATGAGAAGGGCGGCTCCGGCAAATCGACCACCGCCCTGCACATCGCGGTCGCGCTCCTGAAGGCCGGCCAGCGCGTCGCCACTATCGACCTCGACTGCCGTCAGCAGAGCTTCACCCACTACATTAACAACCGCTCCGCCTGGGCGCGCCGCACCAAGCTCGATCTGGAGCTGCCGGTGCATCGCTGCATCAAGCTCGGCGAGACCATGCAGATCGCCGAGAACGAGAGCTCCGAGTTCCAGCAGTTCATGGAGGCGGTCTCGGCGGTCGAGAGCAGCTTCGACTTCATCGTGATCGATACCCCCGGCACCGACAGCTATCTGATGCGGCTCGCGCACTCGATGGCCGACACGCTGGTCACTCCGATCAACGACAGCTTCCTCGATTTCGACGTGCTCGGCACCGTCGATCCCGCCAATTACGCGGTGACGGGCGAGAGCCATTATGCCGAGATGGTGCGCGACACCCGCCGCAAGCGCCGCCAGCTCGACGGCTCGACCACCGACTGGATCGTGGTGCGCAACCGCCTGTCCATGCTCGGCTCCCGCAACAAGCAGCTCGTCGCCGACGGCCTGAAGGATTTGTCGCTGCGGCTCGGCTTCCGCTACGTCGACGGCTTCGCCGAGCGCGTCGTCTACCGCGAGTTCTTCCCGCGCGGCCTCACAGCGCTGGACGAGATCGACGAGGCGACGCTCGGGATGCGGCCCAATCTCGGCCATCTGACTGCGCGGGAGGAGGTGACGAGCCTGCTCCGCCAGCTCAAGCTCCCGCTCGACGAACGCGGCCGTCGCCGCGCCGCCAACCGGGCCGAGTGGTTCAGCCAGGTCGACAAGCCGCTCGAGGTCCACGACATCCTCGGCGCCTGA